A window of the Halococcus hamelinensis 100A6 genome harbors these coding sequences:
- a CDS encoding universal stress protein — translation MNDYQTILFPTDGSDSSNRAIEYGLDRIVEPETVVHVLYVVRPFQSLLHDPQSSEQRSALERTEVDLQEAAEVAIEEFVDRVQRKDETGIEIEHAIRHGIIPEEIVQYAADQDVELIVMGRSGHTVLDRFTLGSVTERVLRAIGTPVLVI, via the coding sequence ATGAACGACTACCAAACGATCCTCTTCCCGACTGACGGCAGCGATAGTTCCAACCGTGCGATAGAGTACGGGCTCGATCGAATCGTCGAACCGGAGACGGTGGTTCACGTTCTCTACGTCGTTCGACCGTTCCAGTCACTGCTCCACGACCCGCAGAGTTCCGAACAACGTTCGGCGCTCGAACGGACCGAGGTCGACCTACAGGAAGCCGCCGAGGTGGCTATCGAGGAGTTCGTGGATCGCGTTCAGAGAAAGGACGAAACGGGGATCGAGATCGAACACGCGATCCGCCACGGGATCATCCCGGAGGAGATCGTCCAGTACGCGGCGGACCAGGACGTAGAACTCATCGTCATGGGGCGATCCGGTCACACGGTACTCGATCGATTCACGCTCGGAAGCGTCACCGAGCGTGTCCTCAGAGCGATCGGGACACCCGTTCTGGTTATCTGA